Proteins co-encoded in one Methanomassiliicoccales archaeon genomic window:
- a CDS encoding MFS transporter, with translation MGFGKEFSGFDRRVWTLFVTRTIDGAGFSFMYPFLAIYLHDKLHISMSAVGLILLVAAAAGAVGELIGGEIADALGRKRIMVVSIIARGLVFVAIGAYISGQVDLVFLTLLVAVNFFLGSAFEPANNAMVADVVEPGRRLKVYGLLRIGVNLGWIIGPMVGGVLASISYSWIFYCSAILCFAAGLILQIWIQESRPAPDAENITGWKGSSAIFRHGSFMFFCSMCLLVFIMGGQMTSTFPVFSKDSAGLDEFSIGIIFGITAVLVVLAQFPISHYIGRFKTSHMMAAGALVYTLGFICIGFTRDFWLLTLAMCIVTVGEMIVMPASMNLVASMSSESTRGRYMGVWGLFAGFGWSSAPFVGGVMVDVIRDQTLFWISVGIFGVLSAVGFMALSRMLTSGIDGADTRKFQDKS, from the coding sequence ATGGGATTCGGGAAGGAGTTCAGTGGGTTCGACAGGAGGGTCTGGACACTATTCGTGACCCGTACCATCGATGGCGCTGGCTTCTCTTTCATGTACCCGTTCCTGGCCATCTACCTGCACGATAAGCTTCATATTTCCATGTCTGCGGTCGGGCTGATCCTGCTGGTCGCGGCAGCCGCAGGCGCGGTGGGGGAGCTGATCGGTGGGGAGATCGCCGACGCCTTGGGGCGAAAGCGGATCATGGTGGTCTCCATCATTGCCAGGGGACTGGTGTTCGTGGCCATCGGAGCTTACATCTCCGGCCAGGTGGATCTGGTGTTCCTCACATTGCTGGTGGCTGTCAATTTCTTCCTCGGTTCCGCGTTCGAACCGGCCAACAACGCCATGGTGGCCGACGTGGTAGAACCGGGGAGGCGCCTGAAGGTCTATGGGTTGCTACGGATCGGGGTGAACCTTGGGTGGATAATCGGACCCATGGTCGGCGGGGTTCTGGCATCCATCTCATACTCGTGGATATTCTATTGCAGTGCGATCCTTTGCTTCGCCGCCGGTTTGATCCTTCAAATATGGATACAGGAATCGCGGCCGGCTCCGGACGCAGAAAATATCACCGGTTGGAAGGGGTCCTCCGCCATTTTCCGCCACGGCTCTTTCATGTTCTTCTGTTCCATGTGCCTTCTGGTATTCATCATGGGTGGCCAGATGACCTCCACCTTCCCGGTGTTCTCCAAGGACTCAGCGGGTCTGGACGAGTTCAGCATCGGTATCATCTTTGGAATAACCGCGGTCCTAGTAGTATTGGCTCAGTTCCCGATATCCCATTATATCGGGAGGTTCAAGACCTCTCATATGATGGCGGCCGGAGCCCTCGTCTATACGCTAGGCTTCATTTGCATAGGGTTCACCCGAGACTTCTGGCTACTGACCTTGGCGATGTGCATCGTTACCGTTGGGGAGATGATCGTCATGCCAGCCTCGATGAATCTGGTGGCCAGCATGTCGTCTGAATCGACGCGAGGGAGGTATATGGGAGTGTGGGGCCTGTTCGCCGGCTTTGGCTGGTCCTCCGCCCCGTTCGTAGGCGGAGTGATGGTTGACGTGATCAGGGACCAGACCCTCTTTTGGATATCGGTCGGGATCTTCGGGGTGCTGTCCGCCGTGGGCTTCATGGCCCTGTCAAGAATGCTGACCTCGGGGATCGATGGCGCGGACACACGAAAGTTCCAGGACAAATCTTAA